A region from the Desmospora profundinema genome encodes:
- a CDS encoding nitrate/nitrite transporter, with the protein MASFSEFRKSGHWPSLLASFLYFDISFMIWVLLGAVSVFVAGDLGLTPAQKGLMVAIPILGGSFFRIILGVLTDRIGPKKTAVIGMILTMLPLFLLWVSGRTLTELYAYGFLLGIAGASFAVALPLASRWYPPEQQGLVMGIAGAGNSGTLLATLFAPRIAEAFGSWHVVFGLMMIPMAVVLLIFLLIAKEPPDQPPAKKWVDYLAVLKQRDAWLFCFFYSVTFGGFVGMASFLPIFFNEQYGLNAVTAGNFVTLCVLAGSFIRPVGGWVADKVGGVRMLQVLFLIISSLFLVISFLLPFFLQMVVLFLVMAALGMGNGAVFQLVPQRFGKEIGVMTGIVGAAGGVGGFFLPSLIGALKGTTGTFASGYLLIAGIAAAAFVTMWVIGREWKSQMAVGQSVPRGAVRHG; encoded by the coding sequence TTGGCTTCGTTTTCGGAATTTCGAAAAAGCGGTCACTGGCCGAGCTTACTTGCTTCCTTTCTCTACTTTGATATCAGTTTCATGATATGGGTGCTGTTGGGGGCGGTATCGGTCTTTGTGGCCGGGGATCTGGGCCTTACGCCGGCGCAGAAGGGATTGATGGTGGCAATCCCGATTCTGGGCGGTTCCTTCTTCCGGATCATCCTTGGAGTGCTGACCGATCGGATCGGGCCAAAGAAAACGGCCGTGATCGGGATGATTCTCACGATGCTTCCTCTGTTTCTACTCTGGGTGTCCGGAAGGACCCTGACGGAATTGTACGCTTATGGATTTTTACTGGGGATTGCCGGGGCCAGCTTTGCTGTCGCCCTGCCCTTGGCCAGTCGATGGTATCCACCTGAACAACAAGGGCTGGTGATGGGAATTGCCGGGGCGGGCAACAGCGGAACCCTGTTGGCGACCTTGTTTGCTCCTCGGATTGCCGAGGCTTTCGGCAGCTGGCATGTCGTATTTGGATTGATGATGATCCCGATGGCGGTCGTGCTTTTGATATTCCTGTTGATTGCCAAAGAACCGCCTGATCAGCCTCCCGCCAAAAAGTGGGTCGACTATTTGGCCGTATTGAAACAACGGGATGCCTGGCTCTTCTGTTTCTTCTACAGCGTTACCTTCGGTGGTTTTGTCGGGATGGCCAGTTTCCTCCCCATTTTCTTTAATGAACAGTACGGTCTGAATGCCGTAACCGCCGGTAATTTCGTCACCCTCTGTGTATTGGCCGGCAGCTTCATCCGCCCTGTCGGAGGCTGGGTTGCCGATAAAGTGGGGGGAGTTCGGATGCTGCAAGTACTGTTTTTAATTATTTCCAGTCTGTTTTTGGTGATTTCCTTCCTGTTGCCCTTTTTCCTTCAGATGGTAGTGCTCTTCCTGGTGATGGCGGCTCTCGGAATGGGAAATGGGGCAGTCTTCCAGCTGGTGCCCCAACGCTTCGGGAAAGAGATTGGTGTCATGACAGGGATCGTGGGAGCAGCCGGGGGAGTGGGCGGATTCTTCCTGCCTTCGCTGATCGGTGCCCTGAAAGGAACAACGGGAACGTTTGCGTCGGGATACCTGCTTATTGCCGGGATCGCAGCCGCTGCCTTTGTTACGATGTGGGTGATCGGGCGAGAGTGGAAGAGCCAGATGGCAGTGGGACAATCAGTCCCCCGGGGAGCGGTCCGTCATGGATAA
- the nasC gene encoding assimilatory nitrate reductase catalytic subunit NasC, which produces MDNRNSQPGGFLERFRQSEMKETVETTEKTQCPYCSMQCTMWLREERTPHIRRIEAIPNREDPVVQGRMCIKGMGAHDHALDHPDRLKTPLLRKEGELTPVSWEEAMEWFQEKVKQTQERWGRDAVGVFGGGSLTNEEAYLLGKFARVALGTRYIDYNGRFCMSSAAAAANQAFGVDRGLTNPLADLALADCIILAGTNIAECQPTMIAYLRQAKERGASLIVIDPRETATARLADMHLVVRPGTDATLVNGMLKVILEEGFVDEGFVQAHTVGYEELREHLSGVSLMEVARRTGVSVSDIRRAARLYGKAAKGFVLTARGVEQHANGVMNVRNFINLVLLTGKIGYPGSGYGAVTGQGNGQGGREHGQKADQLPGYRRIDDPEHRRAVAAVWGVEESQLPGPGVSAYEMFEAMDQEEIRGLVILSSNPVVSVPNAHLAERALKKLDFLVSIDLFLSETAELADLVLPGSAYLEDEGTMTNLEGRVVLRKAIRPLPGNARLDWQIIGEMARVLGKEEHFAFESAKDIFEELRQASRGGLADYSGISYERIEKEDGVFWPCPSEEETGQERLFTDGRFFHSDGRARLIAVSDPELPEKTERDYPLVLTTGRVISHYLTGVQTRRSRSLNEKEPEPFLSVHPATADSLGLKDGEKARIISRRGEITLKVKRTEKIRKDVVFCPMHWGGEGAINRLTLPELDPYSRMPSFKACAVRVESVEPKKKVQKRKKVRSVPKRKLVVVGNGMAGVNVVEHVLKLDRDAYDITIFGKEPHPNYNRILLSSVLAGDTGLEDIVLNSWEWYRENEIQLHTGRAVTRIDTKEKRVYAEGGISTPYDELVLATGSDPFMLPLPGADKEGVIAFRDIKDCETMMETAKQYKKAAVIGGGLLGLEAARGLLNLGMEVQVIHIFDTLMERQLDREAARMLRMELEEQGMQFLMEKQTERILGGKRVTGLHFKDGSSIDADLVVMAVGIKPNVQLAKESGIEINRGVVVDDWMATGVPGIHAVGECAEHRGTVYGLVAPHREQGAVLAKRLCGLETEPYEGSVTATKLKVSGVDVFSAGEFNDGPETRAIRSQDEWKGIYKKVLFRGNRITGGVLFGDTSDSAFLLGCIREGREMTDEIHASLMGTATGGGGSAVREMADDDQVCDCNGISKGEILSAIRERDLTDVEGVKSCTKAGASCGGCKPLVASILEAELSNQSAG; this is translated from the coding sequence ATGGATAACCGAAATAGCCAGCCGGGTGGGTTTCTGGAACGGTTCCGGCAGAGTGAGATGAAGGAGACGGTGGAGACGACGGAAAAAACACAGTGCCCTTACTGCAGCATGCAGTGCACCATGTGGCTTCGGGAGGAACGAACCCCGCATATCCGCCGTATCGAGGCAATACCAAACCGGGAGGACCCGGTCGTCCAGGGACGGATGTGCATCAAAGGAATGGGAGCCCATGACCATGCCCTGGACCATCCGGACCGTCTGAAAACCCCTCTGCTGCGAAAGGAAGGGGAATTGACTCCGGTATCCTGGGAAGAAGCCATGGAATGGTTTCAGGAAAAAGTAAAACAGACACAAGAGCGGTGGGGGCGGGATGCTGTCGGGGTGTTCGGGGGTGGTTCCCTCACCAACGAAGAAGCCTACCTTCTCGGGAAATTTGCCCGAGTGGCCCTCGGTACCCGCTATATCGATTACAACGGGCGTTTCTGTATGTCCTCGGCCGCTGCTGCAGCCAATCAGGCTTTCGGTGTGGATCGAGGGCTGACCAACCCTCTGGCTGACCTGGCCCTTGCCGACTGCATCATCCTGGCAGGTACCAATATCGCCGAATGTCAGCCGACGATGATCGCTTACCTGCGACAGGCCAAGGAAAGAGGCGCTTCCCTGATTGTGATCGATCCCCGGGAGACGGCAACGGCCCGGCTGGCGGATATGCACCTCGTAGTACGGCCGGGAACGGATGCGACGCTGGTAAATGGGATGTTGAAAGTGATCCTGGAGGAAGGGTTTGTAGACGAAGGGTTCGTCCAGGCGCACACGGTGGGATATGAAGAACTTCGGGAACACTTAAGCGGTGTCTCTCTGATGGAAGTGGCCAGGCGAACCGGGGTTTCCGTATCGGATATTCGGCGAGCCGCCCGCCTCTACGGAAAAGCAGCCAAAGGATTCGTCCTTACCGCCCGGGGGGTGGAACAGCACGCCAACGGAGTGATGAATGTCCGTAATTTCATCAACCTGGTGCTTCTCACGGGAAAAATCGGCTATCCCGGTTCGGGATACGGTGCGGTGACGGGTCAGGGGAACGGACAGGGAGGGCGGGAACACGGGCAAAAGGCCGACCAGCTCCCCGGCTACCGACGAATCGATGACCCGGAACACCGCCGGGCTGTTGCGGCTGTATGGGGCGTGGAGGAAAGCCAACTTCCCGGCCCAGGGGTATCCGCCTACGAGATGTTTGAGGCGATGGATCAAGAAGAGATCCGGGGACTGGTCATTCTCTCTTCCAATCCGGTCGTCTCCGTCCCTAATGCTCATCTGGCAGAAAGGGCCTTAAAAAAATTGGACTTTCTTGTCAGCATCGATCTCTTCCTCTCAGAAACGGCTGAACTGGCGGATTTGGTGCTGCCGGGATCCGCTTACCTGGAAGATGAAGGAACGATGACCAATCTGGAAGGGCGGGTGGTCCTGCGGAAAGCGATTCGCCCCCTGCCGGGAAACGCCCGGCTGGATTGGCAGATCATCGGGGAGATGGCGCGGGTGTTGGGGAAAGAGGAGCACTTTGCCTTTGAGTCGGCAAAAGACATATTCGAAGAGCTCAGGCAGGCGAGCCGGGGCGGTCTTGCCGATTATTCCGGTATCTCCTATGAGCGGATCGAAAAGGAAGACGGGGTGTTCTGGCCTTGTCCGTCTGAAGAGGAGACGGGACAGGAGCGCCTGTTTACCGACGGTCGCTTCTTCCACTCCGATGGCCGGGCTCGCCTGATTGCCGTATCGGATCCCGAACTCCCGGAAAAAACGGAGCGAGACTATCCCTTGGTCCTTACCACGGGAAGAGTGATTTCCCATTACTTGACGGGAGTTCAGACACGGCGGTCACGGTCATTAAACGAAAAAGAGCCGGAACCCTTCTTGTCGGTCCATCCGGCAACCGCCGACTCCCTGGGTTTAAAAGACGGGGAGAAAGCCCGTATCATCTCCCGGCGGGGAGAAATTACGCTGAAAGTGAAGCGAACGGAAAAAATCCGTAAAGATGTGGTCTTCTGCCCCATGCATTGGGGTGGGGAAGGAGCGATCAATCGGCTGACGCTTCCAGAGTTGGATCCGTATAGCCGGATGCCTTCCTTTAAGGCTTGTGCGGTTCGAGTTGAATCGGTGGAACCGAAGAAAAAAGTGCAAAAACGGAAAAAAGTGCGGTCTGTACCGAAACGGAAGCTCGTCGTGGTCGGCAACGGGATGGCTGGCGTCAACGTGGTGGAACATGTGCTCAAACTAGACCGGGATGCTTACGACATCACGATTTTCGGGAAAGAACCCCATCCCAACTACAACCGGATCCTCCTCTCCTCGGTGCTTGCTGGGGATACCGGACTGGAGGACATCGTCCTCAACAGCTGGGAGTGGTACCGGGAAAATGAAATCCAGCTCCACACCGGACGTGCGGTTACCCGGATCGATACCAAGGAGAAACGGGTGTATGCGGAAGGGGGGATTTCCACCCCTTATGACGAGCTGGTGCTGGCCACCGGGTCCGATCCCTTTATGCTGCCGCTTCCGGGAGCGGACAAAGAAGGGGTGATCGCTTTTCGGGACATCAAGGATTGCGAAACGATGATGGAAACGGCCAAACAATACAAGAAGGCGGCCGTCATCGGGGGCGGTCTCTTGGGACTGGAAGCGGCGCGGGGGTTGCTGAACTTAGGGATGGAAGTTCAAGTGATCCACATCTTTGACACCTTGATGGAACGGCAGCTTGACCGTGAAGCGGCCCGGATGCTGCGGATGGAGCTGGAAGAGCAGGGGATGCAGTTCCTGATGGAAAAACAGACGGAGCGGATTCTCGGCGGCAAACGGGTGACGGGGCTTCACTTTAAGGATGGATCCTCCATCGACGCCGATCTGGTGGTGATGGCCGTCGGTATTAAGCCCAACGTGCAGCTGGCCAAGGAGAGCGGAATCGAGATCAACCGGGGCGTCGTAGTAGACGACTGGATGGCCACCGGTGTACCCGGCATCCACGCTGTCGGGGAGTGTGCCGAACACCGGGGGACGGTGTACGGGCTGGTCGCCCCCCACCGGGAACAAGGGGCGGTGCTGGCCAAGCGGCTCTGCGGACTGGAGACGGAACCGTATGAAGGTTCGGTGACCGCCACCAAATTGAAAGTATCGGGGGTGGACGTCTTCTCCGCAGGGGAGTTTAACGACGGACCCGAGACCCGTGCCATCCGCAGTCAGGACGAGTGGAAAGGCATCTATAAAAAAGTACTGTTTCGCGGCAACCGGATTACTGGGGGTGTCCTGTTCGGCGATACGTCGGATTCGGCCTTCCTGCTGGGCTGTATTCGGGAAGGACGGGAGATGACCGATGAGATCCACGCCTCCTTGATGGGAACTGCGACTGGCGGCGGGGGATCGGCGGTTCGGGAGATGGCCGATGACGATCAGGTGTGTGACTGTAACGGCATCTCCAAGGGAGAGATATTGTCTGCCATCCGGGAACGGGACTTAACCGATGTGGAAGGGGTGAAAAGCTGCACCAAAGCGGGCGCTTCCTGCGGCGGATGCAAACCCTTGGTGGCTTCCATCCTGGAGGCGGAGTTGAGCAATCAATCAGCGGGTTGA
- the nirB gene encoding nitrite reductase large subunit NirB: protein MSKRKLVLVGNGMAGVNVVEHVLKLDRDAYDITIFGKEPHPNYNRILLSSVLAGDTGLEDIVLNSWEWYRENEIQLHTGRAVTRIDTKEKRVYAEGGISAPYDELVLATGSDPFMLPLPGADKEGVIAFRDIKDCETMMETAKQYKKAAVIGGGLLGLEAARGLLNLGMEVQVIHIFDTLMERQLDREAARMLRMELEEQGMQFLMEKQTERILGGKRVTGLHFKDGSSIDADLVVMAVGIKPNVQLAKESGIEINRGVVVDDWMATGVPGIHAVGECAEHRGTVYGLVAPHREQGAVLAKRLCRLETEPYEGSVTATKLKVSGVDVFSAGEFNDGPETRAIRSQDEWKGIYKKVLLRGNRITGGVLFGDTSDSAFLLGCIREGREMTDEIHASLMGTATGGGGSAVREMADDDQVCDCNGISKGEILSAIRERDLTDVEGVKSCTKAGASCGGCKPLVASILEEELGEAFDPAASAKTPVCSCTDLTRDEVVDAIREKGLTMVRETMNVLGWKDPEGCPKCRPAINYYLNMVRPGEAEDDRTSRVVNEQRHANIQNDGTFSVVPRMYGGVTSPAELRRIADAAEKYNVRMVKVTGGQRIDLLGVKKEDLPNIWKDIGMPSGHAYAKGLRTVKTCVGADFCRFGTQDSIGMGIQMEKKFEGLDTPHKVKMAVSACPRNCAESGIKDLGVVGVDGGWEIYVGGNGGVNLRGGDFLCKVKTQEEVLEITGAYLQFYRETAEYWERTSGWLERIGLEAVKKAVVDDCENRKQLLKRVEKALDNYQDPWKADSKDQKTRQTLYEETRV, encoded by the coding sequence ATGTCGAAACGGAAGTTGGTATTGGTCGGCAATGGGATGGCTGGCGTCAACGTCGTGGAACATGTGCTCAAACTGGACCGGGATGCTTACGACATCACGATTTTCGGGAAAGAACCCCATCCTAACTACAACCGGATCCTCCTCTCCTCGGTGCTTGCCGGGGATACCGGACTGGAGGACATCGTCCTCAACAGCTGGGAGTGGTACCGGGAAAATGAAATTCAGCTCCACACCGGACGTGCGGTTACCCGGATCGATACCAAGGAGAAACGGGTGTATGCGGAAGGGGGGATTTCCGCCCCTTATGACGAGCTGGTGCTGGCCACCGGGTCCGATCCCTTTATGCTGCCGCTTCCGGGAGCGGACAAAGAAGGGGTGATCGCTTTTCGGGACATCAAGGATTGCGAAACGATGATGGAAACGGCCAAACAATACAAGAAGGCGGCCGTCATCGGGGGCGGTCTCTTGGGACTGGAAGCGGCGCGGGGGTTGCTGAACTTAGGGATGGAAGTTCAAGTGATCCACATCTTTGACACCTTGATGGAGCGGCAGCTGGACCGTGAAGCGGCCCGGATGCTGCGGATGGAGCTGGAAGAGCAGGGGATGCAGTTCCTGATGGAAAAACAGACGGAGCGGATTCTCGGCGGCAAACGGGTGACGGGGCTTCACTTTAAGGATGGATCCTCCATCGACGCCGATCTGGTGGTGATGGCCGTCGGTATTAAGCCCAACGTGCAGCTGGCCAAGGAGAGCGGAATCGAGATCAACCGGGGCGTCGTGGTAGACGACTGGATGGCCACCGGTGTACCCGGCATCCACGCTGTCGGGGAGTGTGCCGAACACCGGGGGACGGTGTACGGGCTGGTCGCCCCCCACCGGGAACAAGGGGCGGTGCTGGCCAAGCGGCTCTGCAGACTGGAGACGGAACCGTACGAAGGTTCGGTGACCGCCACCAAATTGAAAGTATCGGGGGTGGACGTCTTCTCCGCAGGGGAGTTTAACGACGGACCCGAGACCCGTGCCATCCGCAGTCAGGACGAGTGGAAAGGCATCTATAAAAAAGTGCTCCTTCGCGGCAACCGGATTACTGGGGGTGTCCTGTTCGGCGATACGTCGGATTCGGCCTTCCTGCTGGGCTGTATTCGGGAAGGACGGGAGATGACCGATGAGATCCACGCCTCCTTGATGGGAACTGCGACTGGCGGCGGGGGATCGGCGGTTCGGGAGATGGCCGATGACGATCAGGTGTGTGACTGTAACGGCATCTCCAAGGGAGAGATATTGTCTGCCATCCGGGAACGGGACTTAACCGATGTGGAAGGGGTGAAAAGCTGCACCAAAGCGGGCGCTTCCTGCGGCGGATGCAAACCCTTGGTGGCTTCCATCCTGGAAGAAGAGCTCGGAGAAGCGTTTGACCCTGCTGCTTCAGCGAAGACTCCGGTTTGCTCCTGCACCGATCTCACTCGGGACGAAGTGGTGGATGCCATTCGCGAAAAAGGCCTCACCATGGTTCGGGAAACGATGAATGTCCTCGGTTGGAAAGATCCCGAGGGGTGTCCCAAATGCCGTCCGGCGATTAACTATTATTTGAACATGGTGCGGCCAGGGGAGGCCGAGGACGACCGGACATCCCGGGTAGTTAACGAACAGCGGCACGCCAATATCCAGAATGACGGAACGTTCTCCGTGGTGCCCCGGATGTACGGCGGGGTGACGTCCCCTGCGGAACTGCGCCGGATTGCCGATGCGGCGGAGAAATACAACGTACGGATGGTGAAAGTAACCGGTGGCCAGCGGATCGACCTTCTCGGCGTAAAGAAAGAGGATTTGCCGAATATCTGGAAAGATATCGGGATGCCGTCGGGTCATGCATACGCCAAGGGTCTCCGGACCGTCAAGACTTGTGTCGGGGCCGACTTTTGCCGTTTTGGCACCCAGGATTCCATCGGCATGGGAATCCAGATGGAGAAGAAGTTTGAAGGGTTGGATACTCCTCATAAGGTGAAGATGGCTGTCTCCGCCTGCCCCCGCAACTGTGCGGAATCCGGGATTAAAGATTTGGGCGTGGTCGGCGTCGACGGCGGTTGGGAGATCTATGTCGGGGGCAACGGGGGGGTCAACCTGCGTGGAGGCGACTTCCTCTGCAAAGTGAAGACGCAGGAGGAAGTGTTGGAGATCACCGGGGCTTACCTTCAGTTCTACAGAGAGACGGCGGAATACTGGGAGCGCACTTCCGGGTGGCTGGAGCGGATCGGTCTGGAAGCGGTGAAAAAAGCCGTTGTCGACGATTGTGAAAACCGCAAGCAGCTTTTGAAACGGGTGGAAAAGGCTCTGGACAACTATCAGGATCCTTGGAAAGCCGACTCGAAGGATCAGAAAACCCGGCAGACTCTGTATGAAGAAACACGTGTGTGA
- the nirD gene encoding nitrite reductase small subunit NirD, with the protein MKKVSIGRIEDFLPKGGKTVHVGEVELAVFRLSNGDFRAVENRCPHKGGPLAEGVVSGTFVFCPLHEYKVNLCDGKVQEPDTGCVRTYPIEVEGNEVRVCLTEETVGV; encoded by the coding sequence ATGAAAAAAGTGTCCATCGGCAGAATCGAAGATTTTCTGCCAAAGGGAGGGAAGACGGTTCATGTGGGGGAGGTGGAGCTGGCGGTTTTCCGTCTCTCAAACGGTGACTTTCGGGCGGTGGAAAACCGCTGTCCCCATAAGGGAGGGCCGCTTGCTGAAGGAGTGGTCAGTGGAACGTTCGTTTTCTGCCCTCTTCATGAATACAAGGTGAATCTGTGCGACGGCAAGGTACAGGAGCCTGACACGGGTTGTGTTCGCACCTATCCGATTGAAGTGGAAGGCAATGAAGTACGGGTCTGCCTGACGGAGGAAACAGTGGGGGTTTGA
- a CDS encoding DUF2179 domain-containing protein: MGVLIFIFFIQIAYVTTSTLRLIVMMKGNAKLASLISFGEVFIYMLGLATVLDNMDHWYNLVVYCLGFALGVYTGSLIEEKMAMGYVTVQVITRKEDSDMPQQLRNAGFGVTSWLGEGLSGERLVLMVLTKRRRQAELLRKVKEIDSQAFVVSSEPKTFIGGFWIRRAQ; the protein is encoded by the coding sequence ATGGGGGTTCTCATTTTCATTTTCTTCATTCAGATCGCATATGTGACAACATCCACGCTGCGACTGATTGTGATGATGAAGGGCAATGCCAAGCTGGCTTCCCTGATCAGCTTCGGGGAAGTATTCATCTATATGCTGGGCTTGGCTACGGTGTTGGACAACATGGATCACTGGTACAACCTGGTCGTTTACTGTCTCGGCTTTGCACTAGGGGTTTACACCGGCTCGCTGATCGAGGAGAAGATGGCGATGGGGTATGTAACCGTACAGGTGATTACACGTAAAGAAGATTCCGACATGCCGCAACAATTGCGAAATGCCGGTTTCGGTGTCACATCCTGGTTGGGAGAAGGTTTGAGCGGGGAGCGGTTGGTGCTGATGGTGTTGACTAAAAGACGCCGACAGGCGGAGCTTCTACGAAAAGTGAAGGAGATTGACAGCCAAGCGTTCGTGGTCTCCTCCGAGCCGAAAACATTTATTGGCGGATTCTGGATTCGTCGGGCACAGTGA
- a CDS encoding NAD(P)/FAD-dependent oxidoreductase, with protein METTRSQDILDITIIGGGPTGLFAAFYAGMRKSSVKVIESLPQLGGQLSALYPEKYIYDVAGFPKVLAQDLVDNLVEQSKLFDPQFCLDEKVLQVEKNDEGIFSITTDKGIHYSKTIIITAGCGAFEPRKLKLAHADQFEGKNLFYFVKDLQQFAGKRVLIAGGGDSAVDWANMLEPIARQVTVIHRRDKFRAHETSVDQMRRSTVDVRTPREILSLEGANQIEKAVIGDKKSGVVEELDVDAVIVSFGFVSSLGPIQEWGLSIEKGSIVVNSRMETNIPGIYAAGDIATYPGKVKLIAVGFGEAPTAVNNAKQYIDPKARLQPGHSSNMNL; from the coding sequence TTGGAAACCACCCGATCCCAAGATATCCTGGACATTACCATTATCGGAGGGGGACCCACCGGTCTCTTTGCCGCCTTTTACGCGGGGATGCGCAAATCCAGCGTAAAAGTGATCGAAAGTCTGCCGCAACTGGGTGGCCAGTTGTCGGCTCTCTATCCCGAAAAGTACATTTACGATGTGGCCGGCTTTCCCAAGGTGCTGGCCCAGGATCTGGTGGACAATCTCGTAGAACAGTCTAAACTTTTTGATCCTCAATTTTGTCTGGATGAAAAAGTGCTTCAAGTGGAGAAAAATGACGAGGGGATTTTTTCCATCACTACGGATAAGGGGATTCATTATTCCAAAACGATCATTATCACCGCCGGTTGCGGCGCTTTTGAACCCCGCAAACTGAAGCTGGCCCATGCAGATCAGTTTGAAGGAAAAAACCTGTTTTACTTTGTGAAAGACTTGCAACAGTTTGCAGGCAAACGCGTCCTGATCGCCGGCGGTGGTGATTCTGCCGTAGACTGGGCAAACATGCTGGAACCCATCGCCCGTCAGGTTACCGTAATTCATCGCCGCGACAAGTTCCGCGCTCATGAAACCAGTGTCGACCAAATGCGCCGTTCCACTGTAGATGTGCGTACCCCTCGGGAAATCCTATCCTTGGAGGGAGCCAATCAGATAGAAAAGGCAGTGATCGGCGACAAAAAAAGCGGCGTTGTGGAAGAGCTGGATGTCGATGCAGTGATCGTCAGCTTCGGTTTCGTCTCATCTCTGGGACCCATCCAAGAATGGGGACTTTCGATTGAAAAAGGGTCGATCGTGGTCAATTCCCGTATGGAAACCAATATTCCAGGCATCTATGCTGCTGGTGACATCGCTACCTATCCGGGCAAAGTAAAACTGATCGCGGTCGGGTTCGGAGAAGCCCCCACCGCCGTCAACAATGCCAAACAATACATCGATCCCAAAGCCCGTCTGCAACCCGGCCACAGCTCCAATATGAATCTTTAA
- a CDS encoding NAD(P)/FAD-dependent oxidoreductase — MGLPKIVVLGAGYGGLMTVVGLQKQLNMAEAEVTLVNQNPYHYVTTKLHEPAAGTLDSEHARVSLDDVINRDKVKFIQDRVTKLDVENKQVHLEEGEPLSYDYVVFGLGSAPETFGIKGLLENAYFIRNLDGVRLIREHMEHLFAQYNNREEKSDEPLTIVVGGAGFTGIEYVGELVDRIPHLCKQFDIPRDKVRLVNVEAAPTVLPGFDKELVDYAVQYLEERGVEFRINTPIEECTSEGVVLKGGEKIQSSLVVWTGGVRGNALLEEAGIETMRGRVKVDEYLRAPGYEDVFIVGDSSLIFNEEERPYPPTAQMATQQGQHLAKNLLALLRGGEMKPFRFELKGTLASLGRGAAIGIVGKKKLFGKPASFLKRANDWRWFFQLGGIGLMMKKMKL, encoded by the coding sequence ATGGGTCTTCCTAAAATTGTCGTATTGGGAGCCGGTTACGGCGGTCTGATGACGGTGGTCGGTCTTCAAAAGCAACTGAATATGGCGGAAGCCGAGGTCACACTGGTAAACCAAAATCCGTACCATTATGTGACCACGAAACTGCACGAACCGGCAGCAGGCACCCTGGATTCGGAACATGCCCGTGTATCGCTGGATGACGTGATCAATCGGGACAAAGTGAAGTTTATCCAGGATCGGGTCACCAAGCTGGATGTGGAGAACAAGCAGGTTCACCTGGAGGAAGGGGAACCCCTTTCCTATGATTACGTGGTCTTCGGTCTGGGCAGTGCGCCTGAAACGTTCGGCATCAAAGGGTTGCTGGAAAATGCCTACTTTATCCGTAATCTAGATGGAGTCCGGCTGATCCGGGAACACATGGAGCATTTATTTGCCCAGTACAACAACCGGGAAGAAAAATCGGACGAACCGCTGACCATTGTGGTGGGAGGCGCCGGCTTTACCGGGATCGAATATGTCGGCGAACTGGTGGACCGCATTCCCCACCTCTGCAAACAGTTTGACATTCCCAGGGACAAAGTACGGCTGGTCAATGTGGAAGCGGCTCCGACGGTGCTTCCGGGCTTTGACAAGGAACTGGTCGATTATGCTGTTCAATATCTGGAAGAACGGGGTGTCGAATTCCGGATCAACACCCCGATCGAAGAGTGCACATCGGAGGGGGTCGTTCTCAAAGGAGGAGAAAAGATTCAGTCCTCCCTGGTGGTATGGACCGGTGGGGTTCGGGGGAACGCCTTGTTGGAAGAGGCCGGAATCGAGACGATGCGCGGCCGGGTCAAAGTGGACGAATACCTGCGTGCACCAGGCTATGAGGATGTATTTATCGTCGGAGACAGTTCCCTGATCTTTAATGAAGAAGAGCGGCCCTATCCGCCGACAGCCCAGATGGCGACACAGCAAGGCCAGCATCTGGCCAAAAATCTGTTGGCTCTTCTGCGGGGCGGAGAGATGAAGCCGTTCCGGTTCGAACTGAAAGGAACCCTGGCATCCCTGGGACGCGGTGCTGCCATCGGCATCGTCGGGAAAAAGAAGCTGTTTGGCAAACCGGCTTCCTTCCTGAAGCGGGCCAACGATTGGCGCTGGTTTTTCCAGCTTGGCGGAATCGGCTTGATGATGAAAAAAATGAAGTTATAA
- a CDS encoding YuiA family protein has translation MATHTVVTTEETCHYCNGDGYNQLLLGGSETCQHCKGSGKMTHKG, from the coding sequence ATGGCGACTCACACAGTCGTAACCACCGAAGAAACTTGCCATTACTGCAATGGTGACGGATATAATCAGCTGCTTTTGGGCGGTTCGGAAACCTGTCAACATTGTAAAGGTTCCGGTAAAATGACACATAAAGGATAA